A genomic window from Punica granatum isolate Tunisia-2019 chromosome 2, ASM765513v2, whole genome shotgun sequence includes:
- the LOC116195490 gene encoding pentatricopeptide repeat-containing protein At5g08305, with translation MLNASHLCKSHCPTAQTLLALLDKCKTMADLKRVHSLLITLGLSEEDTFASRVISFSSLSDSGDVDYSHRFLLSLPNPATFYWNTTIRGYSKSRNPSRSLLVFVRMLRAEASPDHLTYPFLAKATARLLDRKHGAAVHCQVARSGLEPDRFIANSLIHMYASCGDIASARKLFDGIPKRNVVSWNVMLDGYAKCGDMGLARALFESMPERDVVSWSSLIDRYVKAKEYSEAMALFERMRAVGPRANDVTMVSVLSACAHLGAIERGRLMHQYLSENRLPLTLALRTSLVDMYAKCGAIDEAMAVFRGARAERTDVLLWNAMIGGLATHGLVVESLDLFTEMLRVGIVPDEITYLCLLSTCAHGGLVREAFYFLESLKRHGMEPKSEHYACVIDALSRSGRIEEAYQFLRKIPLELTGSMLGALLNGCLNHGRLDIAEIVGRRLIELEPDHDGRYVGLSNAYALVKRWEEAKVMREEMERRGLKKSAGFSCVESCGSVHRFIAHDKTHPSSEGIYRMLDLILSQVRPSSKGDMEDEESHLCDIAAN, from the coding sequence ATGCTGAATGCATCACACCTCTGTAAAAGCCATTGTCCGACAGCCCAAACCCTCCTCGCCCTTCTCGACAAATGCAAAACAATGGCAGATCTGAAGCGGGTCCACTCCCTGCTCATCACTTTGGGCCTCTCAGAGGAAGACACTTTTGCGTCGAGAGTGATCTCCTTTTCTTCCCTCTCCGATTCCGGCGACGTCGATTACTCTCACCGTTTCTTGCTTAGCCTCCCGAACCCGGCAACCTTTTACTGGAACACGACCATCAGAGGTTACTCGAAGAGCAGGAATCCCAGCAGGTCTCTTTTGGTCTTTGTTCGGATGCTGAGGGCCGAAGCTTCGCCCGACCATCTGACTTACCCGTTCCTCGCGAAGGCCACCGCCCGGTTATTGGACCGCAAGCACGGGGCCGCCGTCCACTGCCAGGTGGCTAGGTCGGGGCTCGAACCCGATCGGTTCATCGCCAACTCGCTGATCCACATGTACGCTTCCTGCGGGGACATAGCGAGTGCGCGCAAGTTGTTCGACGGAATTCCCAAGAGGAATGTGGTCTCGTGGAATGTAATGTTGGATGGGTACGCAAAGTGTGGAGATATGGGATTGGCGCGGGCTCTGTTCGAATCCATGCCCGAGCGGGACGTTGTGTCGTGGAGCTCCCTGATCGACAGGTACGTGAAAGCCAAGGAGTACAGTGAGGCGATGGCCTTGTTCGAGAGGATGCGGGCGGTGGGGCCCAGAGCAAATGATGTGACGATGGTGAGCGTGCTGTCTGCCTGCGCCCACCTTGGTGCGATCGAGAGAGGACGGCTCATGCATCAGTACTTATCTGAGAATCGCTTGCCCTTAACCTTGGCACTCCGGACTTCCCTCGTGGACATGTACGCCAAGTGCGGGGCCATTGATGAGGCGATGGCAGTTTTCCGTGGTGCCCGGGCGGAGCGGACGGATGTGCTGCTCTGGAATGCTATGATTGGAGGGCTTGCGACGCATGGGCTGGTAGTTGAGTCGCTTGATCTCTTCACAGAGATGCTGAGGGTTGGGATAGTTCCCGACGAGATCACGTACTTGTGCCTCCTAAGCACGTGTGCCCACGGTGGATTAGTGAGGGAAGCCTTTTATTTCCTCGAAAGCCTTAAAAGGCACGGAATGGAGCCGAAGAGCGAGCATTACGCCTGCGTCATTGATGCACTATCGCGATCGGGGAGAATCGAGGAGGCCTACCAGTTTCTCAGAAAAATCCCTCTGGAGCTCACGGGCTCGATGCTCGGTGCTCTACTCAATGGTTGCTTGAACCATGGGAGGCTCGATATTGCAGAGATCGTGGGGAGGAGGCTCATAGAGTTAGAGCCCGATCATGACGGGAGGTATGTCGGGTTATCAAACGCTTATGCATTGGTGAAGAGATGGGAGGAGGCAAAGGTGATGAGAGAAGAGATGGAGAGGAGGGGATTGAAGAAGTCAGCAGGGTTCAGTTGTGTCGAGTCGTGCGGTTCTGTTCACCGGTTCATCGCGCATGACAAGACGCATCCGAGTTCGGAAGGGATTTACAGGATGTTGGATCTTATCCTAAGCCAAGTGAGACCATCGTCTAAGGGTGATATGGAAGATGAGGAGAGTCATTTATGTGATATTGCAGCTAACTGA
- the LOC116194850 gene encoding sugar transport protein MST6-like, with product MAGGAFVSSGGGNYEGRVTANVVITCIVAAMGGLIFGYDIGISGGVTSMRPFLQKFFPAVYRKETSPKLRENNYCKFDSQLLQLFTSSLYIAALIASFFAATVTRRFGRKLSMVSGGVIFLAGAILNGAAVNVVMLIIGRIFLGIGVGFANQSVPVYLSEMAPPKIRGALNMGFQLAVTIGNLAANVINYGTNKIKGGWGWRVSLGLAGVPALMMIIGSIFLPDTPNSLIERGFHEKARAMLQRIRGTPNVDEEFQDMISASEAAKLVRHPWKNIRQPRYRPQLVINSLIPAFQQLTGINVIMFYAPVLFKTIGFGDDASLMSAVVTGTVNVLCTFVSIVLVDRLGRRFLFLEGGIQMLICQVAVGVVLGLKFGDSGSLSKGFADFVLILICFYVGAFAWSWGPLGWLVPSEICPLEIRSAGQSINVSMNMAFTFLIAQAFLTMLCRMKFGLFFFFAAFVVIMTVFTYFFVPETKNVPIEEMNRVWKAHWFWGSFIPDDAPGLALGEVPTSKNT from the exons ATGGCAGGAGGAGCATTTGTTTCAAGTGGTGGAGGGAACTATGAAGGTCGTGTCACTGCTAATGTTGTTATCACTTGCATTGTTGCGGCCATGGGCGGTCTCATCTTTGGATACGATATCGGAATTTCAG GAGGAGTGACTTCAATGAGACCGTTCTTGCAGAAGTTCTTCCCCGCCGTGTACAGAAAGGAGACTAGCCCGAAACTTCGTGAGAACAACTACTGCAAGTTCGACAGCCAACTGCTTCAGCTGTTCACCTCGTCTCTCTATATTGCGGCGCTGATAGCCTCCTTCTTTGCCGCCACAGTAACGAGAAGGTTCGGACGGAAATTATCCATGGTTTCTGGAGGAGTGATCTTCCTTGCTGGAGCAATCCTCAATGGTGCTGCAGTGAATGTTGTGATGCTTATCATCGGCCGTATATTCCTTGGTATAGGCGTCGGATTCGCCAATCAG TCTGTGCCAGTCTACCTGTCTGAAATGGCACCACCAAAAATTAGAGGAGCCCTGAACATGGGATTCCAGTTGGCCGTCACAATCGGAAACCTAGCAGCGAATGTGATAAACTATGGGACTAACAAAATCAAGGGGGGATGGGGCTGGAGGGTCTCACTCGGTCTCGCGGGTGTCCCTGCTCTGATGATGATCATCGGATCCATCTTCCTGCCAGACACTCCCAACTCGCTCATCGAGAGAGGCTTCCATGAAAAGGCAAGAGCCATGTTGCAGCGGATCCGCGGCACCCCTAATGTGGACGAGGAGTTCCAAGATATGATCAGCGCCAGCGAGGCCGCAAAGTTGGTTCGGCATCCATGGAAGAACATCAGACAGCCAAGATATAGGCCTCAACTCGTCATTAACTCCTTGATCCCAGCATTCCAGCAGCTCACTGGCATTAATGTCATCATGTTTTACGCACCGGTCCTCTTCAAGACAATAGGATTCGGAGACGATGCGTCACTCATGTCTGCTGTTGTCACGGGCACTGTGAACGTCCTATGTACTTTTGTCTCGATAGTCCTGGTGGACCGGCTCGGAAGAAGGTTTTTGTTCTTGGAAGGTGGAATTCAAATGCTTATTTGCCAG GTTGCTGTTGGGGTTGTCCTAGGATTGAAGTTTGGGGATTCCGGCAGCCTATCAAAAGGTTTTGCCGATTTTGTGCTAATCCTGATTTGCTTCTATGTGGGGGCATTCGCGTGGTCATGGGGCCCGTTGGGTTGGTTGGTTCCAAGCGAGATATGCCCCCTGGAGATCCGATCGGCCGGGCAGTCGATCAACGTATCCATGAACATGGCCTTCACGTTCCTGATAGCCCAAGCTTTCCTCACGATGCTCTGCCGTATGAAGTTcggcctcttcttcttcttcgccgCCTTCGTGGTAATCATGACCGTCTTCACCTACTTTTTTGTACCGGAGACGAAGAATGTCCCCATTGAAGAGATGAACAGAGTGTGGAAGGCGCATTGGTTCTGGGGCAGTTTCATTCCCGATGACGCTCCAGGGTTGGCGCTCGGCGAAGTACCGACTAGCAAAAACACTTGA